Proteins co-encoded in one Salarias fasciatus chromosome 4, fSalaFa1.1, whole genome shotgun sequence genomic window:
- the ngfra gene encoding tumor necrosis factor receptor superfamily member 16, producing the protein MRAATLPLLCALVALASASKTERAVEVPCDSGQYTSGGECCMECPPGEGVVQECGQTQTVCAQCLDSETFSENYSHTEQCTPCTHCTGLMRMETPCTDSNDAKCVCNYNFFFSELTGSCEPCTVCPVGQGVYSRCDHGHDTVCEECVDETFSDRESSMEPCLPCTICEEETETQLAVCTPTSDAVCHNPDLPTYITPTSDMDLFSPSFPFDPFPGHSDGPPPGGETTTTTTTTPRFLGHGLNENLIPIYCSILAAMVVGLVAYFVFKRWNSCKQNKQAANNRAAAATNNQMVTPEGEKLHSDSGISVDSQSLQEQQQQQQQQQQQQQHAQAAVQPQPAHSHSPEQIVVRVDGGPQPDSPPPEV; encoded by the exons ATGCGCGCCGCCACCCTCCCGCTGCTGTGCGCTCTG GTGGCGTTGGCGTCGGCGTCCAAGACGGAGCGGGCGGTGGAGGTCCCGTGCGACTCGGGCCAGTACACCAGCGGAGGGGAGTGCTGCATGGAGTGTCCGCCCGGAGAGGGGGTGGTGCAGGAGTGCGGACAGACCCAGACCGTCTGCGCCCAGTGTTTGGACA GTGAGACCTTCTCGGAGAACTACAGCCACACGGAGCAGTGCACGCCGTGCACGCACTGCACCGGCCTGATGCGGATGGAGACGCCCTGCACCGACTCCAACGACGCCAAGTGCGTCTGCAACTACAACTTCTTCTTCAGCGAGCTGACCGGCAGCTGCGAGCCGTGCACGGTGTGCCCGGTGGGGCAGGGCGTGTACTCCCGCTGCGACCACGGCCACGACACCGTGTGCGAGGAGTGCGTGGACGAGACCTTCTCCGACCGGGAGAGCTCCATGGAGCCCTGCCTGCCCTGCACGATCtgcgaggaggagacggagacgcagCTGGCGGTGTGCACGCCGACCAGCGACGCCGTCTGCCACA aCCCGGACCTCCCCACCTACATCACCCCCACCTCAGACATGGACCTGTTCTCACCCTCGTTCCCGTTCGACCCCTTCCCGGGGCACTCCGACGGCCCGCCGCCGGGCGGCgagaccaccaccaccaccaccaccacccctcgcTTCCTGGGCCACGGCCTCAACGAGAACCTCATCCCCATCTACTGCTCCATCCTGGCCGCCATGGTGGTGGGCCTGGTGGCGTACTTCGTCTTCAAGAG GTGGAATAGCTGCAAGCAGAACAAGCAGGCGGCCAACAAccgcgcggcggcggcgaccaACAACCAGATGGTGACGCCGGAGGGGGAGAAGCTGCACAGCGACAGCGGCATCTCGGTGGACAGCCAgagtctgcaggagcagcagcagcagcagcagcagcagcagcagcagcagcagcacgcccAGGCCGCCGTCCAGCCCCAGCCGGCCCACTCACACTCGCCCGAGCAGATCG